A genomic stretch from Solanum stenotomum isolate F172 chromosome 8, ASM1918654v1, whole genome shotgun sequence includes:
- the LOC125873022 gene encoding uncharacterized protein LOC125873022, producing MKDYSSVPMQGTGKIIRRSIFIFLQNYQFYTAIAAVLAFPFAASVLLLQAFVPSTCFLRAFHDHLHSLFDAVGLPSSSKLFTVLNSKLSQTFAISFLAFPFTLTSLLFAKASVIEALSDQKSSKKPAFSSFCSLYSSLLLTQLCNSIVIISANATCFTLLFFAFNIFNYGFDLSSPRSILFISATGAIICSIILASTLIICNLALVLSGLENIGGYMAILKACFLIKGKNATALSLALIFNLALAAVEVLYQYRIVKAHHHIRTGFSAIALEGMFIAYLYAILLVVDTISSCLFFECCKTNCQMDEEGCFPFQIEIEDRDHHAVLLIKNLEELS from the coding sequence ATGAAAGACTATTCATCTGTTCCAATGCAGGGGACTGGCAAGATTATCAGAAGATCAATCTTTATCTTTCTGCAGAATTACCAGTTTTACACTGCAATAGCAGCAGTCCTCGCTTTCCCTTTTGCTGCCTCGGTTCTTCTTCTACAAGCATTCGTCCCCTCAACGTGTTTCCTTCGAGCATTCCATGATCACCTGCATTCTCTATTTGATGCAGTAGGATTACCATCCTCTTCAAAACTCTTCACCGTTTTGAATTCCAAGCTTTCTCAAACCTTTGCAATCTCTTTTCTTGCATTTCCTTTCACCCTTACCTCTCTTCTTTTCGCAAAGGCATCCGTGATTGAAGCTCTCAGTGATCAGAAATCATCCAAGAAACctgcattttcttctttttgctcACTCTacagttcccttcttctcactcAACTTTGCAACTCAATAGTCATCATCTCAGCAAATGCAACTTGTTTTACTCTCCTATTTTTCGCCTTCAATATCTTTAATTACGGATTTGACCTTTCATCTCCAAGATCCATTCTCTTTATTTCAGCAACAGGAGCAATAATTTGTTCAATCATTTTAGCCAGCACTTTGATCATCTGCAATTTGGCACTGGTATTATCAGGATTGGAGAACATTGGAGGGTATATGGCAATTCTCAAGGCTTGTTTTTTAATCAAAGGGAAAAATGCAACAGCATTATCCTTGGCCCTGATTTTCAACTTGGCCTTGGCTGCAGTTGAAGTTCTATACCAATACAGAATTGTCAAAGCTCATCATCATATAAGAACAGGCTTTTCTGCTATTGCTTTGGAAGGAATGTTTATTGCTTATTTGTATGCCATTCTTCTGGTTGTTGATACCATTTCTAGCTGTCTTTTCTTCGAATGCTGTAAAACAAATTGCCAGATGGATGAAGAAGGatgttttccttttcaaattgaGATTGAAGACAGAGATCACCATGCAGTACTGTTGATAAAGAACTTAGAGGAGCTTTCTTGA